GCGCAACTCATGGACCAGCGTCACCACCGCCATCGGCCCGGACGCCGTCGTCTTGTTCACGATGCTGCGCACGGCGCTGCTGCGCATCACGCGTGCGCCGATCGGGATGTCCTGGTGGAACGAGACCGTGCGGCCGCCCAGCATCAGCCGGGGCAGGCCCAGGTCCGGCATGGGCACGCCCAGCCCCGGAAAACCGTCGCTGCGCAGGCTCGATCGCCGCGTGTCGGCCGCCAGGAGCATGAAGTGCCAGCCCCGTGGCAGGGCCTGCCCAAGCGACAGGTCGTCGGGCTCCAGGTCGAGCATGGCGGCGACCCGGCGCACGGTGGCCAACGAGCAGGCTTCCTCCCGCACCACGGGGGACGTGACGCCGGTGATGTCGGGGTTGGACTGCGCCTCGGCAATGAGTTCGCTTTTGCTCATAGGTAAATCCTTTGTTGCACCAATGAAGTCTATTCCGCCAGATCGTCACATGGAATAGCAAAAATGACCTCTACTGGTTTTCACTGGTGCATTCTTTATTTCACGTATGCATCATTCGCATCGTCACTTCCAGTCAATGAGTCTCTGCACCGTCCCCTGTGTGCATCGCTGTCGCCGTTACTTGACCCACGGCCACCCTTTGCTCTCGTCACCTTCCTTCACCCACCAAGGATCAGCATGAACTTCAAGTTTCATCACATGAATCTCTGCACGGACAACTTGCCCAGGCTGACCAAGTTCTACAAGACCTTGTTCGAGCTCGGCACGATCAGCGACAAGGAGCACACGGTCGTGAGCGGGGTTCGGCAGGATCGCGCCTACACCGGCAATGTCGACTTCCTGACCGACGGTGCCATCGAGTTCCATTGGGCCGAACGCGACCTCGACACCGGCTTCAAGATGAAGCAGTTCGTCAATCCGATGGGCCACGGTCACTTCTGCTTCCGCACCGATGACATCAAGGGATTCATGCGCAAGTGCGATCAGCTGGGCATCCGCTATTCGGACTACGGCTGCTGGGCCATTCCCGGCTGGTATCAGGTCTTTCTGCAGGACCCGGATGGCCAGGTGATCGAAGTGCACCAGCCCGGCGTGTTCTGAACACGCGTCAACGACACAAGAGGAGACAAGCCATGCAAGATTCCCAGACCACTCACGCGAACGCGGCGCCAGCCGATGGAAGCCGCCGACGTGATGTCCTCAAGAAGCTGGCGGCCGTGGCTGCAAGCACGCTCGCTCCGGGCGCGGTACTCGCCCAGGCCGCCGGCAAGTTCCACCTGAAGATTGCCATCTCGCTCCCCGAGAGTCACCCGACCAGCGCGGCGCTGAAGGCCGCCTGCGCCGATATCCTGAAGGAGAGCGGCGGGCGCCTGACGATCGACGTCTATCCCAACGGCCAGCTCGGCAGCGACACCGACACGGTCTCGCAGGTGCGCTCCGGTGCGATCGATTTCGTCTGCACCGCCGGCACGATCTGGGGCAACCTGGTGCCGGTCACCTCGATCAACACGATCGCGTTCGCCTTCCCCGACTACGCGACGGTCTGGAAGGCGATGGACGGCGACCTCGGCGCCCACATCCGCACTGCGTTCGACAAGATCAACCTCGTGCCGGTGGGCAAGGTGTTCGACCACGGTTTCCGCCAGACCACGACGGCGTCCAAGCCCATCGTCGAGCCGAAGGATCTGGTCGGCATGAAGATCCGGGTGCCGGCCAGCCAGATCCTGACATCCTTGTTCAAGGGCCTGGACGCCTCACCGGCCACCGTGCCGATCGGCGAGCTCTACACCGCCCTGCAGACCAAGGTCGTGGACGGCCAGGAAAATTCGCTGCCGACCATCGACGCGAGCAAGCTCTACGAGGTGCAGAAGTACTGCTCGTACACCTCGCACATGTGGGACTGCTTCACCCTGGTCGGCAACAAGCGCATCTGGAACGCGATGCCCGAGGACCTGCGGGCACTGGCCACGCGCAACTTCGACGCCCACGCGCTCAAGCAGCGCGCGGCTCACGATGCGCTGACGGTCTCGCTGGAGACCAAACTCAAGGGCTTGGGCATGCAGTTCAACAAGGTCGACGTCAGGCCCTTCCGCCAGGTGCTGGCGAAGTCCGGCTTCTACGTCGAGTGGCAGAAGAAGTTCGGCCCGGAAGCCTGGGCCCTGCTCGAGAAGTACAGC
This portion of the Leptothrix cholodnii SP-6 genome encodes:
- a CDS encoding TRAP transporter substrate-binding protein, whose protein sequence is MQDSQTTHANAAPADGSRRRDVLKKLAAVAASTLAPGAVLAQAAGKFHLKIAISLPESHPTSAALKAACADILKESGGRLTIDVYPNGQLGSDTDTVSQVRSGAIDFVCTAGTIWGNLVPVTSINTIAFAFPDYATVWKAMDGDLGAHIRTAFDKINLVPVGKVFDHGFRQTTTASKPIVEPKDLVGMKIRVPASQILTSLFKGLDASPATVPIGELYTALQTKVVDGQENSLPTIDASKLYEVQKYCSYTSHMWDCFTLVGNKRIWNAMPEDLRALATRNFDAHALKQRAAHDALTVSLETKLKGLGMQFNKVDVRPFRQVLAKSGFYVEWQKKFGPEAWALLEKYSGKLV
- a CDS encoding VOC family protein, with protein sequence MNLCTDNLPRLTKFYKTLFELGTISDKEHTVVSGVRQDRAYTGNVDFLTDGAIEFHWAERDLDTGFKMKQFVNPMGHGHFCFRTDDIKGFMRKCDQLGIRYSDYGCWAIPGWYQVFLQDPDGQVIEVHQPGVF